CAAGAAAAGGCTATTGGAGGATTTCCAACAGCCCTGTTTTAGATACAACATTATCTAATAACTACCTAAAAGAACAAGGGTTTATAACATTAACCGAGAGTTATTTAAGATTTAGGTAATTCTATTGAACCGCCGTGTACCGAACGGTACGCACGGTGGTGTGAGAGGACGGAAAATAAAATAATTATTTTCCTCCTACTCGATTATTTTAAAATACTATAATAAAAATAACAGGAGAGATGAAATTAATGAAAAAACATATGAAGAAGTTTTTAAGTATTTTTATTTGTGGGATTCTTATGTTTGCATTTTTTGGATGTGGTGAAAAATCCAAAGAGGAAAAAGATAGTGATTCTAAACAAACAAAGCAAGAGTAAACATCAAAACATAAATATGACAAAATTAAATATGCAACTAAATTCAAAGTGAAATATTTAGATAATAATGTTAAATTAATAACAGATGGCGCTGATAGAAAGTTATTATTAGTACCGAAGGGACAAGAAAAACCAAAAGGACATGATGCTACTGAAGTTATCAAAACGCCAGTTGATAACGTTTTATTATTATCAACTGTACATACTTCTTTAATAAGACCAGACGTATTTGATACTAAAATGTGTTACAACTTATGATGTAGATAAAGGACATATTGACGAAATAAATGACAGAATGAAAATAGGAATACCATATGTTGTTGAAGCATCATCCTTAGAAAATTATCCTTTAGAAAGAATGGACAAAGTTTATGGCTGCTTTTTACAACAAAGAAGATATAGCTGATAAGCATATGAGAAAGTCTGAAGATATTTTTAAGAAAGTAAGCGAGAAAGTTAAAGGAAAGGAAAATTCATTAGTAACAGCTGGAATGCCATACAAAGGAAAGATTTGGGGGATTATATCAAGTGAAGATGTATGACATGGCAGGTGGAGATTATGTATTTAAGTATGTTGAAAAAGATAAGAGTGGAGCCAATTCAATAATCTTTGAAGATTTTTATGCAAAGAGCAGTAATACTTATATATATGTTTGTGAACTTATGGGAAAAACAAGACCTAAAAACATAGATGAATTTGTAAAACAAGTATCTATAATGAAAAACATGAAATCCATTAAAAATGGAGAACTAAGGGTGTCACAACCTTGCTGGTATCAATCAGTAGACAAGCTAGATGAAATTATTGAGGATTTAGCAGCAATTTATCATTAAGAAGAATTTGAAGATCATAAAGTAAGACATTATTATAAATTATCAAAATAAACAATAAAGGAGGGTAAGTACTTACTCTCCTTTAAAGTGGAGAAACAACATGGAAAGTATGGATAATATACAAAAGACGAAATCAAAAAATATAATTTTTTTAGTACTTCTTTTAATTGCAACATTTTTTGTATTTGCTTTTTTTGTATTGGATTTGGTTCTGTAAAAATTGGAAATACCAAAGTCTAAATTTAAGCTTCAATTAGCAGGAGGAGAACCCCTTTTAAATTTTAATCTTATTAAAGATATACATGAATATTTAAAAAATAAATAATCCAGAAATTAAAATGCAGATGCAGACCAATGGAAATTTAATAAATAGTAAAATAGCAAAGGAAATTAAAAGATGAATATATATATAAGAAATTGGCCATATTTTTACATAATGCACCCTGTTCAGGAGTTGAAGCTACAGTTGGTTTAGGAGCAGGACTAGATGTTTTTGAAAGTGTTGTAAATATATTAAAAGAGCTTAAGAAAAATGGATATAAGAAACTTTTAAATAAAAAATTAATAGGAAAAATAAAAGAAATAAATGGTGCAGAGGAAATTGTAAATTCTAAAGAGAATTTTATTGAAGGAGTAGAGAAGCTAAAGGATTATTGAGTACAAGCAGTAAGTAATAGTAAAACAGGGACGCTTCATGTTTTAGGTGAGGTGCCAGGCTTTGAAGAAGCTGTATCATTTATTAAGGAATATATACAAAATAATAGTAAAAATGCTACTTTAATTAAGAAACTATGTGAAAATGATTACATTTATAATGTAACAATTATGGAATTAATAGAGGAATACATTAAAATTGGTAGATACATTCAAAGTGGAGACAGTACCAAGATTGGTGAGGAATTATATGAAAAATATAAACATATTGAAAAAACAATATTAGATAATTTAAGAGATGAGATACTTAATATTTATGATAAGTTAAAATTGGTGAAGTTTGAAACTAAGAACCTGATAAAGGGGTTAAATGGAAGTTTTGTAGAACCTGGTCTTTCAGGAATGCCCTGTGATGATTTAGAAAATATTCTTCCTACAGGTAGAAATTTTTATTTAATGGACTACGAAAAAATCCCTACAAAGGAAGCATATAAAATAGGATGTAAATTAGCTAATGGAATTATAGAAAAATATATAGAGGAAGAAGGAACAATTCCAGAAAAAATAGCTATGAATATGATATCTACAGATATATCTATGGCAAAGGGAGAACAATTATCCCAAATGTTATATTTAATGGGTATAACACATGTATGGGATCAATCTGGAAAAGTAGTAGATTTAGAGGCAATACCCTTAGAAAAACTCAAACGTCCAAGAATTGATGTGATTGTAAGAATTTCTGGGGTGCTCAGGGACGCTTATCCTAATGTAATAAATCTTATGGATAAGGGGACGGTTATTGCATCATCCCTTGAAGAACCCTTTGAAAGCAATTTTGTTAGAAAGAATACATTTGAAATAGCAAGGGTTCTTAAAGAGTTAGGTGAGAATGAGGATATAGAAAGACGTTCAACAATGAGAGTGTTTGGAGACAAGCCTGGAACCTATGGTTCTGGAGTTAATCTAGCATTAATGGCTAGTGCATGGAAAGATGAAAAGGACATAGGTAAAATATTTGTGTATTTTTCTTCTCATGCCTATGGAGAGAATTTAAATGGACGCATGGCAAAGCATGAGTTTGTTGAAAATATTAAGGCATCAGAGATTTCTTATGATACTACTATTTCAAATAGGTATGATGTTCTATCTTCAGGATTCGCAGCATCAGTACAGGGAGGTTTTAGAGCAGTTAAAAAACTTCTTAGTGGAAAGGAAATGAAACAGTACCATGGAGGAACAGAGAATAAAGATAATATTAGAATATGTACATTAAAAGAAGAGATTAAAAAAACTATGGAAGAAACCTTTTTTAACCCTTTGTGGAAAGAGAATGTTAAGAAAAATGGATACACTGGGGCATCAGAATTTATGAGAAGGATTCAAAGTGTATTTGATTGGCAATGTCTTTCCAAAAATATTGATAATAAAGATATTGATAAATTGGTGGATTTATATGTAAATGATGAGGAAATGGTTAAATGGTTTAGTGAACATAATAAATATGCTGTTGAGGAAATAGGAAGAAGATTTTTAGAGCTATATGAAAGGAAAAAATGGAATCCGGATAAAGAAATTTTAGATAAATTGAGAAAAAATTATATTAAAATAGAAGGAGATATGGAAGAGTTATCAGAGAACTCTAAGGGAGAAATTCAAGGCGGAGATATTGAGATTTTAAACTATGAAGATATTGAATCTTGGAGCGATAAGTTAAAAGATGTTGATGATATATTTTAAGATAATTTTATGTTTAATATTAAGAAAATAATTATTAACTAATAACAATTTACAAAGTCGTCGACCCCCAATCCTGTAAAAAATGCGGGAGGTCGACGACAATTTTTAATTGCCTCGTAAGTATTGATTTCATTGATGTAAAGCAATATTTATATATTTTTGTTTACACTTTGTTAACAATGGATAGTTTTAACAAAGTGTGTTATAATGCAGATGTAATTGGTTTTTAGAATAACTATGAGGGATTGAAACAATATACCAGTATTAAATATGTGATATAATATAAGCAGGTTTTTAGAATAACTATGAGGGATTGAAACATGCTTTAAGACATCAATTAACCTTGCTAGAAGTCGATAGTTTTTAGAATAACTATGA
This window of the Clostridium cochlearium genome carries:
- a CDS encoding cobaltochelatase subunit CobN codes for the protein MPGFEEAVSFIKEYIQNNSKNATLIKKLCENDYIYNVTIMELIEEYIKIGRYIQSGDSTKIGEELYEKYKHIEKTILDNLRDEILNIYDKLKLVKFETKNLIKGLNGSFVEPGLSGMPCDDLENILPTGRNFYLMDYEKIPTKEAYKIGCKLANGIIEKYIEEEGTIPEKIAMNMISTDISMAKGEQLSQMLYLMGITHVWDQSGKVVDLEAIPLEKLKRPRIDVIVRISGVLRDAYPNVINLMDKGTVIASSLEEPFESNFVRKNTFEIARVLKELGENEDIERRSTMRVFGDKPGTYGSGVNLALMASAWKDEKDIGKIFVYFSSHAYGENLNGRMAKHEFVENIKASEISYDTTISNRYDVLSSGFAASVQGGFRAVKKLLSGKEMKQYHGGTENKDNIRICTLKEEIKKTMEETFFNPLWKENVKKNGYTGASEFMRRIQSVFDWQCLSKNIDNKDIDKLVDLYVNDEEMVKWFSEHNKYAVEEIGRRFLELYERKKWNPDKEILDKLRKNYIKIEGDMEELSENSKGEIQGGDIEILNYEDIESWSDKLKDVDDIF
- a CDS encoding cobaltochelatase subunit CobN — encoded protein: MAIFLHNAPCSGVEATVGLGAGLDVFESVVNILKELKKNGYKKLLNKKLIGKIKEINGAEEIVNSKENFIEGVEKLKDY